AGTGAAAATTTATATTATAAATCCGATGATATAGAAATAGAAGTGTTTGTGGGCGACGCAAGAGAATATATAAAACGTCTTTCTAATATTCATATTGTATATCAAGATGCCTTCTCACCCAAAGTGAATCAGGAGCTATGGACGTTTGAGTATTTTACTGATATATCAAATATATTGAATGAAAGTGGTATAATTACTACATACAGCGTTGCAACGCCGGTTAGATGCTCATTTTATAAACTCGGAATGAATATTTACACTCATCCGTATGAAAATATAAGAAAAGGAACGATAGCGTCATTTGCTGAATTACCTTTTGTTAAAGTTGATTTTGAAGAAAAATTAAAACGTGTAAAATGTAAAACATATTAAAAGAGAGGATATGGTTAAAAGGTTTTTTAAATGCGAGTTTTAACACTATTTATTTTATTTGTTTTGTTTTTACATGCGCAAAACCTTATAGAACCTATCCCAGAATATATAAAATACAATAAGCAAAAGGCGGAACTTGGAAAGTTTTTATTTTTTGACACTATATTGTCTAAAGATAAAACCGTTAGTTGCGCCAGTTGTCATAATCCGGCCGAGGGTTGGGCGGACAGCAGGAAAGTCTCAATAGGTGTCTCAGGTAAAAAGGGCAGGATACAGTCGCCGACGGTTTTAAATGCCGTATTTAATTTTAGACAGTTTTGGAACGGACGCGCAAAAGATTTAAAAGAGCAAATTAATGGGCCGGTGCATAATTCGGTAGAAATGAATGTAAATGAAAAAATAGTTGAAAAAAGATTAAATCAAAACAGGTTTTATAAAAATTTATTTAAAAAAGTTTATCATACAAATAAAATAACTTATGACATGGTAGTTGATGCGATAGCTGAGTTTGAAAAAACATTGATAACTCCTAATAGTAAATTTGATTTGTATTTAAAAGGAAAAATAAAACTCACTCCATTAGAGGAGAAAGGGTATGTGTTGTTTAAAAAATATGGATGTGTTACGTGTCATAACGGAGTAAATGTAGGTGGCAACTCATTCCAGAAAATGGGGACAATTTTCCCAATTAAAGAGTGTATAGGAGACAGATACGAAATATCTCATGCAAAATTTGATAAATGTATATATAAGGTACCCACTCTTAGAAACGTGGAACTGACCGCTCCTTATTTTCATGACGGAAGTGCAAAAACGCTTGAAAAAGCTGTTGAAAAAATGGCTTATAATAATCTTGGTTTTAAAATAAATAAAGAAGACGCAAAAGCCATTGTGGCTTTTTTAAAAACATTAACAGGTAAAATTCCAAAAATTAAAATAATGAGAAAAGAATGAATACCAAGAGTATTTTGAAAATGAAATCGGCATGGATATTCATTGTCGGTATAATTTTAATATTATTTATTTTTGAATTTAATAATTATACGAGATCGTATTATATTCAAAACAACAAAATCCAAAAATCATTTAATAAAATAAAAAATAATGAGCTTTTACTTAATTATAATGTATTAATTACAAGTTTATATATGTATCGTAATAATGACTTGCTTATTGAATCAATTGATAAACTGAACAGAAGTATCGATGCACTTATCCAAAATAAATATTTTAAAGAAAATTACGGATATGTTTATAAAGAGTTTTTAGATTATAAGAAACTTATAGATATAAAAGTCGAACTTGTATATGAATTTCAAACATTAAACTCGGCATTAAAAAACTCAACAATGTATTTGGCGTCTTTATTAAATAATTTACCTAAATTAAATATATATAAAATCAAACACGGGGTTAATATTAATAAATTTGAAAAAAATATTAAATATTCCCAAAAGGTTATTGAAGTAGTCTCAAGTATATTTTTGGCAAAAAACAGTTTTGATGAAGATTTTATTAAAAAACTTGATATTGGTTTTTTTGAAAAATTTACTACGAACGATCCTGAAATTAAAAAATTCAACGAAGTCTTTTTGGCTCATTTAAAAATATATAAAAGATTTTTCCCTAAATTAATATTCACATTGAAAAATATTACCGATAATAGGTCATTGACCCTTTTAGATAAAATTTACGATAATTATTTTTATATTATGAATAGTAAACTCGGAATAATCAAGTGGGTTTCATATGCTCTTATTGGTTTTATCATTGCAGCAGAAATAATTATTTTCTTTTTATTAAACAGGTTGGAAAAAGAGTATATTTCGTTACAAAGAGTAAATAATGAGCTAAGGCTTACTTATATAACCGATAAACTTACCGGATTATACAATAGAAATAAGTTCGACGACGATGTAAAATCATTAAACAAACCGGTGCTGGTTTTAATAAATATAGACAGATTTAAACACATTAACGATTATTACGGTTCTAAAATCGGTGATAAAGTATTAAAAAAAGTAGCAAAAGTGTTACAGACCACAATTCCGGTTATAAATGCCAATTTATACAGGCTGGGAGCTGACGATTTCGGAATAATGTATGAGTATGAAAATTATCCCAATGTTCAAACTCTTGCAAGGAAAATTATTGAATTTTTTGAGAAAAATGAAATAGAAATAGATAACATTAAAATTAATATTTCGGTTAGTATAGGAATAAGTACCAAGCAGCCTCTTTTAGAAAATGCTGACATAGCATTAAAACAGATAAAAAAATCTTTCAGAAAAAAAATAATGATATATGAAGAAAATATGAACGTAAGGGATGAAATTAAGCAAAACATCGAAAAAAGTAAAATATTATATCATGCCATTAAAGATGGAAGAATAGAGCCTTATTTTCAACCGATAGTAGACACAAACACAACTAA
This genomic interval from Nautilia profundicola AmH contains the following:
- a CDS encoding tRNA (5-methylaminomethyl-2-thiouridine)(34)-methyltransferase MnmD; translation: MKEILTKDGSFTLKSEKYDECYHSSEGAYTESLYKHVLPGFKAAEQFDFYGGEIRILDICFGLGYNTLTAILHKPENVKLKIFSPELDADLLKSLKSFKYPDEFKTLLNIINEISENLYYKSDDIEIEVFVGDAREYIKRLSNIHIVYQDAFSPKVNQELWTFEYFTDISNILNESGIITTYSVATPVRCSFYKLGMNIYTHPYENIRKGTIASFAELPFVKVDFEEKLKRVKCKTY
- a CDS encoding cytochrome-c peroxidase, which encodes MRVLTLFILFVLFLHAQNLIEPIPEYIKYNKQKAELGKFLFFDTILSKDKTVSCASCHNPAEGWADSRKVSIGVSGKKGRIQSPTVLNAVFNFRQFWNGRAKDLKEQINGPVHNSVEMNVNEKIVEKRLNQNRFYKNLFKKVYHTNKITYDMVVDAIAEFEKTLITPNSKFDLYLKGKIKLTPLEEKGYVLFKKYGCVTCHNGVNVGGNSFQKMGTIFPIKECIGDRYEISHAKFDKCIYKVPTLRNVELTAPYFHDGSAKTLEKAVEKMAYNNLGFKINKEDAKAIVAFLKTLTGKIPKIKIMRKE
- a CDS encoding EAL domain-containing protein; protein product: MNTKSILKMKSAWIFIVGIILILFIFEFNNYTRSYYIQNNKIQKSFNKIKNNELLLNYNVLITSLYMYRNNDLLIESIDKLNRSIDALIQNKYFKENYGYVYKEFLDYKKLIDIKVELVYEFQTLNSALKNSTMYLASLLNNLPKLNIYKIKHGVNINKFEKNIKYSQKVIEVVSSIFLAKNSFDEDFIKKLDIGFFEKFTTNDPEIKKFNEVFLAHLKIYKRFFPKLIFTLKNITDNRSLTLLDKIYDNYFYIMNSKLGIIKWVSYALIGFIIAAEIIIFFLLNRLEKEYISLQRVNNELRLTYITDKLTGLYNRNKFDDDVKSLNKPVLVLINIDRFKHINDYYGSKIGDKVLKKVAKVLQTTIPVINANLYRLGADDFGIMYEYENYPNVQTLARKIIEFFEKNEIEIDNIKINISVSIGISTKQPLLENADIALKQIKKSFRKKIMIYEENMNVRDEIKQNIEKSKILYHAIKDGRIEPYFQPIVDTNTTKITKYEVLARLIHPNGVVESIFPYLQIAKDNKLYGDITKIIMKKTYDKVIKKEVDFNINISIEDILDTSIIKQMYHLYLKNKALSKRTTFEILESEAVEDYNEIRKFLERVKYYGASIAIDDFGSGYSNFEHLINLNVDFIKIDGSLIKQLPSNPDAYKIVKVITDFAKEIDIKTVAEFVIDQKTYEMVRKLGINYAQGFYFYEPRSNCMT